The window atcatagataaaataaaaaaaaatggaggttGGCGCGGTCGTGATTATCAagtttattttccaaaaatCAGGAGGTTCTGTTCTGTCGGCATGAAAACGACAGTACAGTAATGGAATTCGAAGCTCGAGCATCTTTGCATTCAAccttttacaaaatttaaagttaatgcATCGACGGTAGCTTAACTGTAGCCAGtaaagttttatatttattttataaaaattactggttacaatttcataaattttaaaatcattaaaaatttaaatactgATTATTTCACAtcctataaaattaatcaaaacataCACAACTAcctcatattaataataataaaaaacttcataCATTGTTAGGTAAAAACCCCAAGGTCGCAGTCCAACTCCCACTTCCTACCTGCCAATCAGCTCATGGTACggagaattaaaataatatataaattcagACAAATGAAAAGCTCCAACATCAAGTCTTACGTTTCTGACTCTTACGTGCACcttcccttctttctttttctttaatattgttTATGTCAGCTATCTACTAATTTCTCGTCTCTTCTTCCATTCCCAGATCTTTGGTTTTTCAGAACCCATTTCCAAGGTTATTGTTTGACAAAtatgtgactttttttttagtagttattgtttttttttctttttttttcttcggatATCTGAGtggagaagaaaaatgagaaggGTTTTTATAATCGTCAGGATCTAGTTGATAACAACTCATGTTGATTTTTAGTTGATAACAACTCATGTTAGCCTCCAAGTTTTGGCTTTTGATTTGCCTGCGGTTTGCTAGAATTAATTttcgatatttggtagtgtaatggaaaataagttggaaaacactttccagtgtttggttatgttatggaaaatgagctggaaaataacttattaatgttttattttttcaagtttattaaaataatgaagaacaaatcttacaaattaaaaagttgaatgagaatgaaattgaaaaaaaaaatattatttcataaattatctcaaataaaataaataataatcaaaataatagagatcaaatctaaaaaattaaaaaaaataaaaggtgaagaaattaaaataataataattaacatttcataaattatttcaaataaaataagtaaaaatcaaaagaatgaggatcaaatttgataaaaaatttcaataaaaaaatgataaggaaaaagcaaattgcaattataaaaataaggaccaaaattaatataaaaattaaattttaagggaagaaattgaaaaataaatattcaaatcaaattatatatagcaatcaaaagtttgaggatcaaatttgatataatcagcaaataatgacatttttaaatttttcacaacttccggaaagtgttttccgcccaaatttttcaggaaaacactttcctgaaaaccaagctaaattttcctttgactggaaagtgttttccgttgaccaactttttcaatggcaaacaaacacatgaaagtttggaaagtggtttcccggaaaccactttccggaaaacaaacacagccaaaagagaaaacactttcctagaaaccaaaccaaatttttctttgactggaaagtgttttccgttgaccgaaaagtgtttccgttgatcagaaagtgttttccattgactagaaagtgttttccgttgaccaactttcctagtggcaaacaaacacaggaaagtttggaaagtggtttcccaaaaaatgaattccgggaaacaaacatggccttaatatatatatttttaatttgacgtgtaaaaaaatataagaacaacATATCGTGTATGTGTTGTTGTGGGGAACTTTTTGACAGGGTTACCAAATTCATCTCGACTTAGCAGGTCAACCTGGAAATTCCCTGACTAAGCCCCTTGTCTTGTCTGGGTTTCAAATCAAAGTTGGTGGGAGCTGATACAATGTGACTTGGTTGACCTTGCCGATCTAATTGTGTCTCGATCAAACCCTGATATGACTTCAAAAAAAGAGatcatcttttatatatatatatatatatatatatatatatatatatatatatatatataatgagatGATAACATCTTCGATCATCCCTGACCAACCTAGATTAACCAACCAAACCCACTACTCGAGAATTGAATGTGGTTGTGTTgtataactttgatttttggaatatgtttttgatttaatcatagaataaacaaaaaaaaacatttgcataAAAGCCACcacataaatgtttttttaaaagcattatgaatggttgtatgaaaaaaaaaggcttattAATGTTACAAAAAGAATGTTATAATGTTCTTGAAAAACAAGGTCAAAATtgaacaatatttaataaaataatatccaaaataaaattttaattaatttatagtaataaattataatcaaaattgaaggaaaaaaagacaAAGGCTAAAAAGAGGTCAAGCGCGTAGGCCTGTAAGGTGAGTTCCGACGCCtagccttttttttccttttttctcatAATGGATGGATGAAGTGTTGTccgtctattttttttttttaaagagaacaGATGATGTGTCATCTACTTTCCACATTTTAACTATCGAAGAGGTGACCACAAAATCATGCTgggtttttctatttataaactattttcaatttattttcatcaaaacacCTAATAAATACTCTTAGAATCTCAATAAACACATTTCTCAACTCAAAACCTCTAAATCGGTAAaagaacacaaaattaaataataaaaaattctttctaaaaaataacatacttTTTTATGACAATATAGAAGTTCAAAAATACCTCAAAGACACTTTTCTCTTCAAGAGAAACATATTGACATcgaatttagctttattttgttcactttatcTCACTAACCAAGTAGTTTCTCTCTCTACCATTGTTTTTAagtaactctctttttttttaaaaattcagagACTGaaatgtaaacaaaataaaatcttagaCTAAAAGATACATGCTTTAAactaaagaaatgaaaaaggaaTACGAAAGACTTATGGAGgcaaaaatctttaaaaaggTGTTatatgaacaatttttttaaaaaagttctaTATATTTTCCTCGTCAATTTTGGTCcttgcatttttaattttttgcaataataaaatcgatttgtttttttataaaatcaagtatTAAACAAACATTAggatatagaaagtaaatcgaaataaattatcaagCCCAACTCTCAATCAATATAATAAGGTTATaggaaaaaatagatatatgtttttttaaaaaattaattttaatgaggATGGTCTAATTGGATAAAACCTTGATGCCAATTGCTTTAATAATTGGATAAAACcttgatgcaaaaaaaaaaaagtgattagacTAGAGAgctccaattaattttaataattggaTAAAACCTTGATGCAAATTCGACCTTAGCCCTTTGTATAAGTGGTGCTCTCTAGTctaatcaccttttttttttttttttggttcttgtctttctttcataaaatatgctaattctttatttttctctctctttgttttcatttgaagAATAGAGGCTTCCTGAATTAAGTGTTCTATTATAGTGTGCTTTTGTAATATTGCTTTGCTTTTGAAGGACAGCCCATACTCAGTAGTTTCCTAGCTGTTGCTCTTGCATCCCTTGTTCGAGGATTTGGTTGTGTATGGAGCCATTATTCTGTCACTGGAAATGTGCACGTTGCTTCTCATGGTTGGCATTTGTCCTTCTAGGTCGATCACTCTTCTTTCCAGCACAACATACTCTGTTCATTCATCGCACGCACCCACAAAGACATGACAGAAACAATATACAATGCATTGTATCGAGAAGTTTTTGCcgaaaaattattgttttcttgtaAACTAACTTGGAATCATGTTATCCTTGAATCTCAATCAACCAAACCAATATTCAATACTCACCATGTTGATCTCTCTTCTTTCCTCCTGCcagaagggaaaaaagaaaaaagaaaaacttatttcCTTCCAGAAGAGCACACACTATAGGTTAAATGGATGGAATTTGATGCAATGATCAATATGTACTGATTGTAGTCAGACAGTAAATCAGATTTATAAACATTGTATGCTGTTAAATTGAATAGGTGAGAAATAGTTTCTATATTTTGTATCATTTGAATGTGCAGGTCTTAGATTAATTTCATCGAGCCAATGAATCTTGAACATAAATATTTTGGAGATAATATCTGGAGTATGTTGCCACTCTTTAAGAGTATCtatgataaaaattacattGTTCCCATCTGTCTGTGTGCTTCAAATTTTGTGAATCTTGCTCTCTGCTAAAGGAACCGCTACTTGTGTTTTCTGTGAGCATCAAGTTTCCGGCTCTTTTTGGCACTGTTCTTATCACTCTTCTTGTCTTTTTTCTCTGGTTTGGCTAAGGAGGAAAGGAGGTTGAAAAGACCACCCTTGCTGAACTTAAAATGTACTGCCCCATGACCATTCTCATGGGTGTTTTGATGATGGGGACCAGAGGAAGCATCAGAAGCCATGGAGTCATCACTGTCTCCATCAGCAGCAGAGCGATAATTTTTACTCACATCGTGAGCATTGTAGTCATTAACATCATAACTGCATTGATCATCATCTTCTTGCATGGGAGAGGCGAGGTACATTGTCCACCCAGATTCGCTGCTGCTGCACCCTTCAGAGCCCAAAATATGTTTGGATGAATCCATTCTGCCGAGGGCAGAGTTGAATGAAGCTGAGAAATTCTTGCTGGGAAAATTACTTCTGCTGTCTTTATGCTTGGGAAGGCCAAAGAAGGGAGGGAGAGACAAACTTGAGAAACAAAGTTGTATTTTGAGGACTGCACAAAACCCCTTTTTATGGTGAGCTAGAGTGAGCTTTAACGCACATTCAtgccttctatttttttttccccttcatcaTTGACAAAAGCTATCCTTTTTAACAGCCAAAATACAGGTTatcataactaaaaaataaaggtcTGAAACAACTGAGGTTCTCTGTTGgtctttatttaattagaaaactaaaataataaaagcattTTCATTTTGTCACTGTCCTCCTAAATGTGAAGCCAGCTTTTAGTGCAGAACTGGTGAGCCCATTTCATAAACATAAGAATATCTCTTCTAATCAGTTCTGTCTTGTAATCAGAACGCAGAAAAACCCATTCCTCAGCTCTGGAAGAATATGAGACCCATGTCCTTAAGCATGTTAGGGCATAGCCTCCACACTTCTTATTTTCCTTTCATGCCTTTAATTCTCTGTCTTGTCAGAAAGAAAGGTCATATCGCAGAGAGGTACCTCACAGGGTTATTGATATTCTAGATTAGAAATATGGGAGGCTACCTAAGATCTGCTTGCTTTTGCTCTGTCATTTCTTGTTTTCTGCTTTTAAAGCTGGCTTGTGTCTTTTAGTTACCTGGATAAGAATGGAGCTGAAGTTTCTTGTTGGTCTCACTGGATCATAGTTAAAAAGTGAAATTAACGTTATCTCAAACAATCCTACTGTAAGAATATTTACGTTACACTTTTCAGTTTTGTTCAGATGTAAGAAAgttggaagaaaataaatgggAAATGCTTGATAGCGGCTTTGTTACATCAGGAtgacttgtttttttgtgttcttattCTCTGTTTCCACCAGGGATTGAACAAAAACTTTGCGGTAGAACTGGAATGGAAGATGACTCTTGTGCTGATTGGTCGGCCAATTTGGTGTGCTTGGTAGTTGGCAGGTTTATGTTCCTTTAGACTAATAAttctaaaggaaaaaaaacctaaaaaattgtattttttcattttattttttaacattagattacttagaaaatagatttttttttaatttattttttacaaggttatcctaatctcataactagaatcaagaatttcataaattgactcaagttaactttatttattttttgggtctttttttaattaaatattttttttattggagtttgtaattttcatcattttagtttttatgagattatctcaatttcataaCTTGAATCGCGGGTTTGATAGATTAATCAAGGTTGACTCAGTTCATTTTTTGGGTccttttatattgatttttttttaatttcaccttacAACAattcaatcttcttctttttttatttagttttttttttaatttcatccttttacaTTAAATTGTTTGGGAATTaggcttaatatttttttttcaatttgttttttgaagttatctcagtctcatggatttagtttttttttctcaattttaactTTAAACATTGGATCTGTTGGAAATTGAgccttgtaatttttatatttgttttttatgaaattattatgatctcatgacttggatcACGAATTTAACAGGTTAGTTCAGGTTGACTATGCTTgggatttttttgtcttttttaattgttttttttttcaattttatcattcaatattaaatgagtttaaaattagatttcatattattttctttctattttttttcttatttttttttaatttcatcatttaatgtttGATTCATTAGAAATTgacctttaaaatttattttaatttactttctatatattattatcatggtctcatgatttGGGTtgtaaattcaataaattaatgcaGGTCGATCTAATATATCGccgtctcaatatttaaaaaacaaatatcatctaatatataacaaaatcaatatttttttaaaaatattatctaaatatgTATCTTATCttcaattcataattatttttattagagtgCCAATAATCTGGTACTAACTTGTCCCATTCATATTTTTCACTATAGATGATAGACGGTCCTAGCATAAGTCATAGCTTCTGTGATCAATTTTTTCTCTACAGGAATTGCTTTGAAGAGTTTACAAAATTAAAGTATGAGATTAACCATTTCATGCCAAAGACAATAGGTGAATCGCATGATttgttactttctttttttgttttggttttttcctcTTGATTTGTTATAACTCTAGTTTTTGGGAAACCATATTCTTGCAATTGTATGTATTGATTTCACTATAGCTTTTCTCATATTGCattgttcattaaaataatatagtgtattttttttattcttttagcaatttttattattggtcattaatttgtttataaattttatctttataaattaggttaaataagatttcaagctaataatttattttgaaataccTTTCTATAGAATTTTTAAGATgtcaaaaagatattttaacattaaattaatgttcGATTTGGCAAGATAAAAATcgattatattatattgattaaaaaaattagaacttTGAGGACAAAAACtaactataaaaaattgatttaattacgCTGAgccttttataatttgttttttttctttctgtctttgtttttttaaaaattacactttACATTCTAAAGCTTATAAATTCATAACATTTCATATCTTTACATTGTCacgtcaaaaaaaatcaataaaaaatatcaaattattttcaaatatatcattatatttcatttaatgaCTAAATTGCCATTgcaatattaatattacaatTTTGCCATTAAATACTAAAACCCTAACCTCCATGGTTAACTCCTCTCCATCTTCATTTCAATCTCGAGCAAGCCCACGAGAAAcaatcaaattcattttttttccttcccttttccttttcaattatgcAAAAAACTTGGGTGGTTGGTACACAATGGCAACCAATTCAATCCCAAATCCACCAAGATATTCCAGCAACCTATCACACCCCCTTAACAACCTAAATTATCCGAGCAATCCCTCTTTATCTTCCTCTTTTTCCAACCATATCCAccataaaatcaattattttaattctaacCAAAATTATAgccacaaataaaacaaatattttgggGCTCATTTTCCAACCATATCCAATTAATTtttactattatatttttttaaaaaaactttaaatataaattaatctgaTGATCCACTAACTCGATATCTTATCCAAACTGAATATCATATTAAATCAGGTGGGATTTATTCGGTCAAACCTACGTGagactaatttgatttttttaatttttttttaaaataatattatttttttaaaataatattaaaataaaatcattttaaaattatctatataaattggGTGATATTATGATGAATCGTGGGTACCATGATTGCCTCTCGGCCCACTCCAACTTGATAGCTATTTCGCGGGCCAGGAACAAACGACCTTGTCTTCTGTTTTCCATTTGTGTAAACGACTTGTCTTCTATTTTAAGTAAAGCAAATGACTTGTCTTACTCTTCACCAGTTTGTCTAGTGCTACCACCAAACATGTCTTCCAGTGGTAGAAAATAATCATTTCTCTTAAGCAATATAATTCAAAACCCTTTCAATAGtatgctttatttttcaaaataacttGTCACTGCTGTATCCAACCAttttaattactaaaataatctaatatatattaactcaaattgatttaataatcggttcattgtattttcttttaaaatcataCTGTTCAGTCTCATTTTCTTAACTCAAATTGATATAATTCGAAATACTTTATTTCTTGTTATCCAAGGGATTCCAAGCTTATATagccatgtttgttttccttagtctatcaaaataaatcagCTTAGgcctcatttatttttaaaaaattagttcttgaaaagtgaatttttaaaaaataaattattttttaatgtccattagtgtcatgaaaaataatttccaggaaaattgatttttttttcaatatttaataaaaaattatatgaaatcaTTTTGTGGCGttcaaatatataaagaaaataggTTGGAAAATAGTACATTTTGagttattaacttttttaaaatagcaaaatttttattttttctagatattttttttgtgtttggagaatattgaaaatatattttttgctaTGGTATActaattttataacaaaattcatatgatttaaaatgtatggttattgtataatataatatgatttgtattcaaatgtattttctagtaatattatctaaattaaagtattatatgcactaatat of the Populus nigra chromosome 7, ddPopNigr1.1, whole genome shotgun sequence genome contains:
- the LOC133700071 gene encoding protein SOB FIVE-LIKE 3-like, coding for MDSSKHILGSEGCSSSESGWTMYLASPMQEDDDQCSYDVNDYNAHDVSKNYRSAADGDSDDSMASDASSGPHHQNTHENGHGAVHFKFSKGGLFNLLSSLAKPEKKDKKSDKNSAKKSRKLDAHRKHK